The following coding sequences are from one Leptolyngbya sp. NIES-3755 window:
- a CDS encoding ABC transporter ATP-binding protein (similar to AA sequence:cyanobase_aa:glr2054), which yields MNQLTIENLSFTYAGQSKPALQGINLSISSGDIVLITGATGSGKSTLLNCLAGIAPSYTAGTLSGEILYQNQSILTWDIKARLRYLGFLLQNVETQIFTDRVSDEIAFGLENLNLSPEQIPNLIETALQEFGLVQQRNWTIEQLSAGQKQRLVIACILAMKQPILIMDEPFAYLDRASAAYLLELLKSRVAQGQAIVLIEHRLDLVQSIATQTLHLPQERSTTQSRSEEATTLLDRVVLHCRNLSWGGYPAFPDLTVHAGETILLQGDNGCGKTTLLKLISGLLRPTTGTIELLGQPQPRRIVDIARSVGFVLQNPNHQLFAESVRQEVQDNLEMLTQLNLETQAEQHPRSLSQGQKRRLTLGAVLARRPKICLLDEITVGQDPTSLSLMLNLLKQFTQAGGAVIVTSHDPQVANRLNARVIKL from the coding sequence ATGAATCAATTGACGATCGAGAATTTATCCTTTACCTATGCAGGACAATCCAAACCTGCTTTACAAGGTATTAATCTCTCAATTTCGTCGGGTGACATTGTTCTGATCACAGGCGCAACCGGAAGCGGTAAGAGTACATTGCTCAATTGTTTGGCTGGAATTGCACCTTCCTATACGGCTGGAACGTTGAGCGGTGAGATTCTTTATCAGAATCAATCAATTTTGACGTGGGACATTAAAGCGCGATTGCGTTATCTCGGCTTTCTGCTTCAGAATGTGGAAACACAAATTTTTACCGATCGTGTGAGCGATGAAATTGCGTTCGGTCTAGAGAATCTCAATCTATCACCCGAACAGATCCCGAATTTGATCGAGACTGCACTGCAAGAATTCGGCTTAGTTCAACAACGAAACTGGACGATCGAACAACTCTCAGCGGGACAAAAACAGCGATTAGTAATTGCTTGCATTCTGGCAATGAAACAGCCGATTTTGATTATGGATGAACCGTTTGCGTATCTCGATCGTGCTAGTGCAGCTTATCTATTAGAGCTATTAAAGTCGCGTGTAGCACAAGGACAAGCGATCGTTTTAATTGAGCATCGATTAGATTTAGTGCAATCGATCGCAACTCAAACGCTGCATCTACCGCAAGAGCGATCGACAACTCAGAGCCGTTCTGAAGAAGCTACAACTCTACTCGATCGCGTTGTCTTACACTGTCGAAATCTCAGTTGGGGTGGTTATCCTGCGTTTCCTGATCTCACTGTTCATGCAGGAGAAACAATCTTACTTCAAGGTGACAATGGCTGCGGTAAAACAACATTGTTAAAGCTAATCAGCGGATTACTCAGACCCACTACAGGGACGATCGAGCTTTTAGGACAACCCCAACCGCGCCGAATTGTGGATATCGCTCGTTCGGTTGGCTTTGTCTTGCAGAATCCGAATCATCAGCTATTTGCGGAATCGGTCAGGCAGGAGGTTCAGGACAATCTAGAGATGTTGACGCAACTAAATTTAGAGACACAGGCAGAACAGCATCCTCGATCGCTGTCTCAAGGACAAAAACGCCGCCTGACTTTGGGTGCAGTTCTCGCTCGTCGCCCCAAGATTTGTCTGCTCGATGAAATCACAGTTGGACAAGATCCAACATCCCTGAGTTTGATGCTGAACCTACTAAAACAATTTACCCAAGCAGGCGGCGCAGTCATTGTTACCAGTCACGATCCACAGGTTGCAAATCGATTGAATGCAAGAGTGATCAAACTCTAG
- a CDS encoding hypothetical protein (similar to AA sequence:cyanobase_aa:glr2053), which yields MFKFLFRINPLLKIGISLAIVTVALSLKSLDAIAFLVIILLILFLTSMRIRVKSALTVLLGFIAFVAFGTWTLNNWQLALFYALRLLALLLPAPVFAFTTSPTDLVRALQAIKLPSFLVLSLMLTWRFLPVIQQEAQRILEANQLRGVNLSRQPHRWFSGLFVPLVFRIVSYADEVTIGLETRGYDPDAPRTISQPLTWQVQDTVFTIASLLIFGIVAHLEL from the coding sequence ATGTTTAAGTTCCTGTTTCGGATCAATCCGTTGTTAAAGATCGGAATCAGTTTGGCGATCGTTACCGTTGCTCTATCGTTAAAATCCTTGGATGCGATCGCGTTTCTCGTGATCATTCTGCTGATTCTGTTTCTCACTTCGATGCGGATTCGAGTGAAAAGCGCGCTCACCGTTCTACTCGGATTCATCGCATTTGTGGCGTTTGGAACCTGGACACTGAACAATTGGCAACTCGCTTTATTCTATGCACTTAGATTATTAGCATTGTTGCTTCCGGCTCCGGTTTTCGCATTCACAACTTCTCCAACTGATTTGGTACGGGCATTACAAGCGATTAAACTGCCTTCGTTTCTCGTATTAAGCTTGATGTTAACTTGGCGATTTTTGCCGGTGATTCAACAAGAAGCGCAGCGTATTCTCGAAGCAAATCAACTCAGAGGCGTTAATCTGAGCCGACAGCCGCATCGCTGGTTTTCTGGCTTGTTTGTGCCGCTCGTGTTTCGGATTGTCAGCTATGCCGATGAAGTGACGATCGGGCTTGAAACCAGAGGCTACGATCCAGATGCCCCCAGAACAATCAGTCAGCCACTAACTTGGCAAGTTCAAGATACCGTGTTTACGATCGCATCGCTTCTAATTTTTGGCATTGTTGCTCATTTGGAACTATGA
- a CDS encoding glyoxalase/bleomycin resistance protein/dioxygenase (similar to AA sequence:cyanobase_aa:AM1_0571): MAAEFKHVMLMVKDVMASVKFYSEGLGIPVKMASPGWAELDANGTTIAFHAAESVSNVGDSPILSFHVEDVYAAIKALEDRGATLEGRVREPAFGKVAAVRTPDGHLLSLLQPAPQPAGASMAH, translated from the coding sequence ATGGCAGCAGAATTTAAGCACGTCATGTTAATGGTCAAAGATGTGATGGCAAGCGTGAAGTTTTACAGTGAGGGATTAGGAATTCCGGTCAAAATGGCAAGTCCTGGATGGGCGGAACTCGATGCGAATGGAACGACGATCGCGTTTCATGCCGCAGAAAGTGTCAGCAATGTCGGAGACTCACCGATTCTGAGTTTTCATGTTGAAGATGTCTATGCTGCAATCAAAGCTCTCGAAGACAGGGGTGCAACTCTCGAAGGACGAGTCAGAGAACCCGCTTTCGGAAAAGTTGCAGCGGTCAGAACTCCTGACGGTCATCTTCTCAGCTTGCTTCAACCTGCACCGCAACCCGCTGGCGCATCAATGGCGCACTAG
- a CDS encoding unknown protein (similar to AA sequence:cyanobase_aa:glr2052), with protein MSRWQLRDYVFAAFMTIGIAIASVVTVPLTLSIPLPGVRTIVWAPFAGIFLTLGMARLQRRGSVALMIGTLALLLSRISWIITAFLVAALLITEGVMWFRGGYRNRMDRLIGNAVFFASATVTGAIVGAYAAGDAFAAWISQAWILIPMTLLSGAAGAIGWWMGEKIVTQLQRAGKLNV; from the coding sequence ATGTCGCGCTGGCAACTGAGAGACTACGTGTTCGCCGCATTTATGACGATCGGAATCGCGATCGCATCCGTGGTCACGGTTCCATTAACGCTCTCGATTCCGCTACCGGGAGTTCGCACGATTGTCTGGGCACCGTTCGCTGGAATCTTCCTCACATTAGGCATGGCAAGATTGCAGCGGCGTGGAAGTGTGGCTTTAATGATTGGAACATTAGCATTGTTACTCAGCCGAATTTCTTGGATTATTACGGCTTTTTTAGTCGCTGCATTACTCATCACAGAAGGGGTCATGTGGTTTCGTGGCGGCTATCGAAATCGAATGGATCGATTGATCGGCAATGCAGTGTTTTTTGCTAGTGCAACAGTCACAGGCGCGATCGTAGGGGCGTATGCTGCGGGTGATGCGTTTGCGGCTTGGATTTCACAAGCTTGGATTCTGATCCCGATGACGTTGCTTTCTGGGGCGGCAGGTGCGATCGGGTGGTGGATGGGTGAGAAAATCGTGACTCAACTGCAACGGGCTGGAAAGCTCAATGTTTAA